The Lycium barbarum isolate Lr01 chromosome 11, ASM1917538v2, whole genome shotgun sequence genome contains the following window.
CTAAACTGGACAGAACTAGAAAAAGGAAAATGGTGTTTGTTTCACTGGTTCACTGATTTGTATTCACACTAAACATAGACTCTTAACAACTAAAACAACTAGGGAAAAGAACATTAAGGGTTTGAGGGTTGTTGACACTACTAAATTTCATAACCTAATTTAACTAAACTAATAAAACCAAACAACCTAACCCCAGATCATCCATTTAATCCTCATCAGCAGCGGGTTTCGAGGAGCTACGAGCCTTTTTTGGAAGCAAAAGGTCGTGAATGTTGGGCATAACACCACCATTAGCAATCGTAACATCGCCAAACAACTTGCTCAGCTCTTCATCGTTCCTCACAGCCAACTGAATATGCCTTGGCACAATCCTAGTCTTCTTGTTATCTGTAGCGGCATTTCCAGCCAATTCAAGTACCTATACACACAAAAAGGGATTTTTACAAAACATAACCAAGGAAAAACTGGGATATATATTACACTTACACAACCATAATTTCAATTTACATTCACATAACCAAGGAAAAACTGGGACAAACCAGGTAATTAAGGAATAATAGGGCCAAACCTGGTAATTAAGGAAAAACAAGAGTAAACCGTGTAATTAAGGAAAAACTGGGGAAAATCGGGTAACTATTTTCGCCCAAAAAAAATCACGTAAAATCAAATTATATGTAAAATACAGTAATCACAAACCCTAGAAACCCTAAAAAAAATAGACAACAAAAGTGAGATttttttagcaaaaaaaaaaaaaggaaaaaaaaagagagattaAGGGAAAACTAGGCTAAACCGGGTAATAATTTTTTCCCACTAACAAAAATTAAATCAAATTTTATGTAAAATTCAGAAATCAAAAGTGAGATTTTTTTAGAAAAACAAAAGAGATTAAGGAAAAACTGGGCTAAACCAGGTAAAtatttttttcacaaaaaaaaaatgatcacgTAAAATTGAGTAATCACACAAACCCTAGAAATCCTAAAAAAATTGAGACATCAAACAAAAGAGAAGGGAAGTTACAAAATTGACCTCAGCAGCAAGGTATTCAAGAACAGCAGCAAGGTAAACTGGAGCTCCGGCTCCGACCCGTTTGGCGTATTTACCCGCTTTGATAAAACGGGCGATACGACCAACAGGGAATTGAAGACCCGCTTTGCTACTACGTGATTGAGACTTCTTAGCCGCACCTGATCCTAACGTTTTTCCTCTAcctgccattgtttttttttttttttacaagtttttGGTTTGTGATTGAATGAAATGAAGTGAAGTAGTAGAGTTGAATTGAGTTGCTTTGTATGTGAGTGTGAAGTGGTTGGGTTTTTGGTGTTTTATAGACTGGAGGGATTGAAGTGTGGACCAATGAGAAGTATGACAAGGATTGAGGTTGTGTGACGTTGGATGAAAGAGTGAATCAATGGTGGGTATAAAAGATGCTGATTCATGTAACCTCTTCAAGGATTATGACTTACTTATGAGTTTTGGACTTGTCCAGGAAAGGAACAAAAGTTGTTGGGGGGGAACTCAATTTGGCAAATTTACTCCTGATCTTCTTTTTACCTTCTAATTGAGTCACAATTTTATTGCCACTTAAGAAATAAGAACCCCTAGTTTTTCCTACTATAACATTATTGCTATTAGAAAAAAGAGAACTAGAGAAAGTTTTCTATTTCTTTCAAGTTTCAAAATAAAATGTTCTTTTGGggaaaaaatatatactttatataaACACTTGCTAAAttgaagaacaaaaaaagaagaaattggTTTAACTACTAAACCTAAGTGATAAAACTTCTTATGTAGAGATAAAACCAGAGACATATGCAACAGTGGTTTTTTTTCCTGGGTTAATTGCTTTGAGAAAAAACAGTTTAAGGTCTTTGCAGCATACTCTCTTTAAGGCATATCTTTAAGTTTATGTATTATATTTTCAATCTTATGCGTATAAATTTAAGAGAAATGCTGGAGTTGATAGTCTATCACGTTTGATGCATAATATAGCAGATTCTTTATATGTCACAACATCACAACTGGGCAGGACTATAATTTAAGGATTCTTCAAGCAAACACAAGATTATGCAAAGCCTCCACAAACAACTTTACTTTCCCCTTCTTCCCTCCAAAAGGTAACTTTCAAATGTTTATTTAAGTTTCGTGAATCTACATGACAAACTCCTAACTTCCCAGTTCATACAAAAGCCACTTCAGATAAATTTCCAGGAATAACGTTTGTCAAATGCTGTAGTAGATTAAACCAGGACATAAAGAAACAATTATATCACACATAATGGAGTTGCACATGTCAAGAAAGAGAAAAATTCATAGGTTCAACAACTAATTGGGGTAAAAAGAATCTAAAATACGAAAGACCTAAAGAGAAGAAGAATTCAAACAATAAAGCTCCTCATCAATACATCCTTCCCTTAAGTCCTCCGGAAAAGGTAAAGTTCATAATGGTAACTGAAAGTCTTAAGAAAAAGGAATGCTAAAAGGAAGAGCAGAACTTGATACACAAGATAATTACGAGTGAAGATTGAGAAGGGTTTCCTGAAAAGGGAGAAGAGAAGTTCCTCAGATGTGGAAGGCCGAACCCTGCTACAAATCCACTTAAAAGCTCAACTAAGATTAGGAGGGAACAGGGAGAGATTATCATTAAATCATATGAATCTAAACTCTCAAGAAAAAATTCATTAACCTCTAAATTTTGCTCATTCCAACTGCTATCTCATGTAAGTGGATAAACCTATCTGACTTCTCATATCAAATTCATATGTTACCTAAATTTGGTTTTTCACTGAAGATTCATAAACAGTATCAACGCCTTTCATGATGATCGACTCCAAAAGCACTGTCTTTATATGCAGGTAGAGAGATTTGCTCCCATACACCAACCCCAACAAGGAGAGAAGAGGTTATCTGAAACTAAAAGAATAAATAGGTAAATATATATGTGATTGCCTAACCATGATTACCTAAAGCTAAAGAACGGTCGCTAGACCAGACTGATATAACAAATGCACGTGCCTAATAAAGCATGTTAAGAACGGATGCATTTAAGCATGAGCAAAGATGGAAAATCGAATCTGATCATTTAAAAATAGTATGACTTTCGAAAAACTACAGTGAACATCTTGGTCAACCTCCTCATGCACGTCACTATGTGACAAAACATTATCAGGCGCCACATCACGAAACAAACTCATTAAGTCCGAACAAGGTTGAAGACAATCAGCTTATGGTAGCAGAAGTACATATATTTAACACAATCACCACAATTCATTCAACTAACTAATGTATAATATGGAACGACAAATACATTGAGGTTTCCACTTCCCGTCAGCAAAAAGTTGGTGTTAATCAGTATTCAGGATTCCCAACATAGGATCAAACTACAGCCCTAAAGATATAGTAAACAAATACAGTACTAAGAAAAGACAAAAAGCTACAACAAGCCAAAAATGAACACTAGGAAGGAACTAACGAAGAAACTAAAACAAGTATACACATAAGGAGATGAACATTTCAGAAATGAAATAATTCTAAGCCACGTAAATATCAGATATCATTAACCTTGAAGGAATGAAATGATTCTAATAAGGCATATACACCATTACCTGTCACGTGTTCAGCTGGCATGACATCTCACATCGTTTCCTAATCAAGAAATGATGTCCATTGTTTCAATCATCAGGTATTAGATTTGTGTATATTGATGAGAAATATGATTAAAAAAATAGATCTTTCATATTTCGCCTTTCAAGTATTACACAAGACAACAGCAAATCACCCAACTCAATTACAAGTATAAGAATACACAAACCTAATGTAGACATGGATAACTATTTTATTCTAGGCTAGATAGATGACAATCATTACACATTTCCCTTGAAGAAAATTcataccatttttgttctacCCCAAACAGCTGAAAGGTATACCGGTTGTCTTTGATTGCTTCAGGATACAAACCAACTATAACTTGCAtaaactcaaaaaacttattcATCTGTTGTTTAGATCCATCAAATGATTTTTTTCTCAGCATCTTATTCAATCAGTCTGACCTCAATTGACACACCAATGAGAAACAGGGAAGCTGCAGGTGCTTAGGAAAAGTGTATCAAAACAACCATTAACAAAACATTTGGCTCACCCAAAAATCAAGAGCAAATAATTTCAAATCCATGTTAATATGCTTAAAAGGAAATAGGAACAACAATCAAAGTTTGTATATGAAGGACAACTTCATTGCTACGTTATCCAAAGTATCATAACAAAACATTCTCACACAAAACTCTATGAGCAAAATCAGAAAAGATTGATGCAAATAATTTCATATCCAATTAAATATGCTTAAACAAAACAGGAAACAATCAAAGTTAGTATATGAAGAACAACTTCAATTAATATGCTTAAACAAAACAGGAACAACAATCAAAGTTCATATATGAAGAACAGCTTCAATTAATATGCTTAAAGGAAACAGGAACATCAAAGTTCGCATATGAAGAACAACTTCAATTAATATACTTAAAGGAAACAGGAACAACAATCAAAGTTCATATACGAACAGCTTCAATTAATATGCTTAAAGAAAACAGGAACAACAATCCGAATTTCTATATAAAGACCAACTTCATTGGTTAAACTTCTCCTTAATAAAGGGTTCTATCAATACAAGGAGACACTAAACTGGACATAACTGGAAAAATAAAAACAGTGTTTGTTTCATTGGTTCACTGATTTGTATTCTCAATAAACATGGACTTTTTAACAACTAATAAAAACTAAGGGAAATAACAGTGATGTCGACACTACTTAATTGCATAACCTAATTTAACTAAACTAATAAAGCCAAACAATCTAACGCAAGATCGTCCATTTAATCCTCATCAGCAACTAGTTTCGAGGAGCTACCAGCCTTCTTTGGATGCAAAAGGCTGTGAATGTTTGGCATAACACCACCATTAGCAATCGTAACATCACCAAGCAACTGGCTCAGTTCCTCATCGTTCCTCACAGCCAATTGAATATGCCTCGGAACAACCCTAGTCTTCTTGTTATCCCTAGCCGCATTTCCAGCAAATTCAAGTACCTATACATGAAAAAAAggatttttacaaaaaaaatagTCAAGGAAAAACTAGGATATATAATGCATCTACACAACCTTAATTTCTGTTCACATTCACATAACCAAAGAAAAACGGGGCTAAACCTGGTAATTAAGGAAAAACGGGAGGGGAATCGGGTAAATATTCTTTCTCCACTATACATATAGTAATTTTCctccaaaaaaaaatcagataAAATCAGATGCTATGTAGTAAAATTCAGTAATCACAACCCTAAAAGGCCAAAAAAActaagatttaaaaaaaattaaggaaaaaatGAGCTAAACGGGTAAATATTCTTTCCCAGTATACATAAAACATAATTTTCCCCAAAAACAATCAGATGCTATGTAGTAAAATTCGGTAATCACAAACCCTAGAAGCCCTAAAAGCtgagattttttttattaataaaataaaaattaaggaAAACTGAACTAAAGCGGATATacattttttccaaaaaaaaaaaaatgtaaaatcaAATGTTATGCATAATTCAGTAATCACAAACCCTAGAAGCCCTAAAACCTAATATATTTTTTGTCCGAAAAAAAAAAGACCTAGGAACAACTGGGCTAAACCGGGTAattatttttcccccaaaaaaaATGACGTAAAATCATATGGTTATGTAAAATTGAGTAATCACAAACCCTAGAAACCCTAAATAAATTGATACATCAAAAGTGGGATTtgttttaggaaaaaaaaaaagattaaggaAAAATAGGGCTAAATCGGGGTAAATATTTTTtccacaaataaaaaaaaatcacgagAAAATCAGATGCTATGCAAAATTCAACAATCACAAACTCTAGAAGCCCTAAAACATGATattttcaatttaaaaaaaaataaggaaaaacaGGGCTAAACCGAGTAAATATgttttctccaaaaaaaaaatcaggtaaATCAAAAGGTATGTAAAATTGAGTAATCACAAACCCTAGAAACCCTAAAAAAAATTGAGATCAAACAAAAGAGAAGGGAAGTTACGAAATTGACCTCAACAGCAAAGTATTCAAGAACAGCAGCAAGGTAAATCGGAGCTCCAGCTCCGACCCGTTGAGCATATTTACCCGCTTTCAGAAAACGGGTGATACGATTAACAGGGAATTGAAGACCCGCTTTGCTACTACGTGATTGAGATTTCTTAGCCGCATCTGAACCTAAGGTTTTTCCTCTACCTGCCATTACTTGTTTTTTCACTGAAAAACAAcaagtttttgtttttttaatttgtGATTGAATGAAATAAAGTAAAGTAgaagaattgaattgaattgtttTGTATGTGAGTGTGTAGGGTGGTTGGGTTTTGGTGTTTTATAGCGTACAAGGGATTTAAGAGCGACAAATGAGAGAGGATGACAAGGATCAAGATTGTGCGTCATTTTGTTAATTTGTGATTGAATGAAATAAAGTAAAGTAgaagaattgaattgaattgaattttttttgtatGTGAGTGTGTAGGGTGGTTGGGTTTTGGTATTTTATAGCGTACAGGGGATTTAAGAGCGGCCAATGAGAGAGGATGACAAGGATCGAGATTGTGCGTCGTTGGATGAAAGAGTGAATCAACGGTGGATATAAAGATGCGGACTCATGTAACCGCTTCAAGGATTatgacttagagcccgtttgaattggcttatGAGTTGGTCAAATccgcttataagccatttttaacttatttaagTGTttggaaaaaatagaaaataacttaaattaagttaaaaagtgcttaaaataagccaaaaccaagaagttgagtaaccccaatttttttttttttttggcttaacaACCATTTTGGTTTTGACCAACAATTTTActcttttatcccttatattttctgttagtTCCAACACTATTCTTACTTCTAAAAatcctttaagcacttttattcAAACACGTAactgtttatttataaaataagtttcagcacttaaaagtactttaagcacttatgcttaaaagatACTTTTttccagctaatccaaacgggctcttacttaTGAGTTTTGGACTTGTCCACGAAAGGAACAAAAGTTGTTGGGGGAACTCAATTTGGCAAATTTACTCTTAATCTTTTATTTTACCTTCTAATTGAGTCATAAGTTTATTGCCACTTGAGAAATAAGCACCCCTAATTTTTCCTACTATAACGTTATTTCTATTAGAAATAAGAGAACTAGAGAAACGTTTCCTTTTCTTTCAAGTTTCAAAAATAAAATGTTGTTTGGGGGGGAACGTATACCTTTTATAAACGCTTGCTAaattgaagaacaaaaaaaaaaaaaaaagaagtaaaacatAGTTGTCGAAGTAGTTCTAACACGAGACGGACTGTTATAGTGAAATTGATAAACACATTGCTCTTAAGAAGTAGTATTAATGCATCTCGGTTTGAGTCTGAGTGGTGGCTTGCATAAAGTCTGTCATAGTAATGCAACCGTGAAAATATACATAGATTATATAGTTCTTTTCTATTATGTTtgtattttccttaaaaaaaatgaGTCTAACTTCACTTCACACTTCAATTTTTTGatcatttaatttttctttcttgGGTGAAACGGGGAATATCTCAATCAAGGGAGATGATGGGGTTGTTTTCAGTTGTTGTTCTTCTCCAAAGGCAGATTCATGTGTTGCTCACCCATCATGCCAATGGAAACACCACTTTTGTCTGACTTGCATGAGATAAGCATGTTGGTAGTGTATTCTAGGGGCAAAAGGAGGATTATTTAAGCGGGCTCAAAGGATGATGAGGATGGAATGATAATTATGACACTCTAGCTTTAGTGATAAAGAAGGACACATGAACCTTTGTACGCCATatactttttaaaaatatattctgTCGTTTTGGTGACAACAGTGGGATTGTTAGAGCCAAAGATAAAAAGTAGCTAGGGTTGCACCCTCGGCAAAATTGGTACAAAGTTGAGCCAAAAGACCGTTTCAAGATAAATTCATGAGAATGTGGTATCTTGACTCGTGTTTGACAATATGCAAATAAATATGCTAGGTTAATATGTCTTAGTCTGTAACTCAGTTTTTAGTATACATAAATGTGTTACCAGTTCATGCATTACGTATAATTTTAAAGCAAATACAAACCATAGATTTTAGGTTTGTGCTCAATTGCAAATTAAGAGAGATAATATAGcttgtttggtcaagcttctaaaatcagtttttattgaaaaatatttttttcaaaagtgtttttcaaaaaaatacttgGCAAAAAGCAATATGtgttggccaattaatttaaaaagcacttttgagcaacaattaatatttaaccaagcttttaaaaagtacttcTAAATATATTTTTATCAAAAAAGCTTTtgagcaaaaactattttttagcttctaaaaatAGTCTATGCTGCTCCCCAGAAGCCCTTATTTGGTAACATAGATTTGGAGAACAAAAATGTAGTCATTCTTTTATAAATTTCATTTTAAATGAAACCCGTTACAAAAGTTCACGTTTGAGAAAATACATCGAAACCCCCTGAAGTAGGACTTTTTTCAAAAAGACACTTAAACTTTGCAGAGATCTATTGCCGCCCTAAAACACTTTGAACTGATGTTATTACCTCTTTTTTTTTAGCCACCTGGTATAGAGAGTGCATACACTTTCCTAAAGAGAGTGAGGAACCCAAAAACCCActgtaattttatttttacaatgtattttctatttttcttgttattttaactttttttttcttcataaacCATCTCCACGGgatcacccgccactttctacgCCACCATTTCTGCCAGAACTCCGACCAGCTTCAActttttcttcaacttcaaaATCTCATTAAAAAAAATGTCCTCACATTTCGAACAATTATGCAAAACCTGAAAACCCGTCCTTTCTTCCTCATCTCCAATCTACTGGTTTGTATTGTTCGCTACACCCAAACTCATTCttccatttcttttcttctttgatgTCTAGTCCCTCTtatcttcttttcttttgcaATAGTGAAGGTGGTTGCTGCTGACATTGAACCCAAAGATGCAAATACTCTTGTCTGGTTTCCTCCCGCAGTCCtccttaacccccccccccccccccataaacTCATCTAAATATTTGGTTGGAGGATATGCTTATTGATTTTGAATTTCTGTTTTAATCAGGAAGTTgtggggtggtggtggtgggagggggggggggggggaggagggtgtagaatgaagaagaagaaagaaagaatatagGGGATGGCTagctgaagaagaagaaaatgggGTTGGGGGTCAAAAattagaaagagaaaaagaaatagtataaacaaaaacaaaaaatgaaagaaaatgtaattttaattaaaaaacacgTTTCAAACGGGTATTAGTGCGTGGTTAACACCTACTTCTTAAAAATTGGGATTGGACGAAAAAGGAGGTAATAACGTTAGTTCAAAGTTGTTTAAGATGGTAATGGGACTCCTGTTTAAgtgtttttttgaaaaaaaagatcATACTTTAGGAGGTAACGAAGTATTTTCTCGCTCAAAGTGGTGCATGAATAACAAGATGAAACATGCCGGTGATTAGCCACATTGGAAAATGACGAAAGCATAATTTTCATTCTATGCTACTAGTTCTATTAAATGTGAAGTTTAATGTTGTGTAATTCTGGAAATAATTTTGTTTATAATTGAATATAATTTTTGAGGTTAATTGTAAATTTTAATGACTTAACTAAAGTTCACAGATGAAACAATCAATTTCAGACAGATATGGAACGTGTTGTGCTGCTTTACTTTTTTTATCAGTCATCCTACAACATTGGCAAAGAGTAGATGCCTAGCTATTTTAGAAGAGAAATTAACTAGGTTCCTATTTGCATTTATAATACTACTATCTTAATATGAAAAGGAGATTTTAGAACTTGTTACCATGCAATCATGATCCGATTACAGAATATTTCATTCTTGGATTTATAGAAAAACTTTCATTTATATCAATATTTTGGGTTACAATGTCTTCGGGATATATCATCTGAACAAGGTTATGCAAATTTCATACACCTCCCAGACTATACGTTGCAGAGAAATATAagcaaataaaagtgatattgcTCTAATTTTATTCAGACTTGTTTACAAGATGGTTTCATCATGATACTAAAGTTCGTATATAGGGGGGAAAATTCATAGTTTAAATTTTTTGTATTAATAGAGTATATTTTTTACATCATCAGGCTAAGTTTAGTTGTAACAATAGGAAACTATTTATAGTAAACTTAATACCATAATCTATAATGCATAGCGAACAATATGTTATGACCAGTTAAATTAACGACAGTATAAAATTTCTTAGCACACCATTGTACTATATATTTTGGAATTGTGTGGACTGCTAAAATATTTACGTACACTTTGTGTATAGCCTCTAGTTAGGATTAATTTATTACTACTCTGTCAAGTCTTATATCTAGTTTATGTATGTCCCCAACTACTTCTTCTCAAGTCCCTCAACGTCTCTTTGTCTGAAGTCAAACGTTCAAATCAAGGTTAAGAGGTAGAAAAGGAAAAGACAAGCATTAGCATGACGGCTATGGATAGTTGTTGTCATTCATTTCATGCCCTTGGTACCCTTATTCAATATGTATTTGATCTCGTTCCAGCTCTTTTTTACTGTAGGACTTGGTTTTATTATTCTGGGAGAAATGGACAATAACTACTTTAGAACCCACTGATCAACTTTAGCCACAATTTCAAAACTAATTAAAATTTAGTTACTTTGTAACGCGGTAAACAAGATGATGTACTTAGAAAGATGATTGTGTAGTCCACACTTGTACATGCTGTTATTTTTCAATTTCATTCAAAAAGATGACTAAACTTTATATACTGGCCAACCCACACAACTGTTACTATTGTTCTTATATTTTCAAGCCCAACACTAAAATCTTCTATATTGGACTGCGCATCAATATCTCAAATAGAAAACGGGCTCACGCAGGAAATTTTGATGAATATACCAGCCTTATACAGTGTACGTCTCCTATTTTTTCGGATGACATGAAAATTCAAAATCTTTCACCCAATACCTTTTTCATAAACATAGAATATTACGTGtacattttttctttcttttgatttttcttgacaTCAAATATGGAAGCAGTTTAATTTCATCTCAAGAAGAAGAGTAGCTGATAATGTCATTATCATTCAGGAATTTAATAAttctataagaaaaaaaaaacaagaaaacacAATTAAAATATTTCTTGCCAACGCCAACaaaagtattattattattatatctttaATACCAATTATCATTGAAAGTTTTAATCTTAACTCTGGGctgaaattatttttaaaaaaccaAAAAGTACGTCTTTTCACAAAATCACCCGAAGTCCttcaaagccaaaaaaaaattcaaattacaCTAGTGTTAAACGTGCTACCAATGTTGGTAAATAACTAGGTGTTTCCATATTAATCATCACCCCAAAAGTTAAGACTATCAATATATCACTTATAGAATGATAATTATCAATGACGTTGGAAACTAATTTCCTCAATTTATCAGTTGTTACTCTCGGATTGAGTCGCAATGACtaatagtctgtttggccaagcttttaaaattagcttattttaaaaagtatttttttaaaaaagtatttttcaaaaaagtacttttggtgaaaaataatttgtgtttggccaattaattttaaaaacacttttgagcaacaattagtgtttggccaagcttttaaaaagtgtttttatgtgtatttttctcaaaagtactttttaaaaaagtgtttttgggcaaaagctatttttttaagcttctgaaaaactgcttctgctactccccagaagcacttattttcttccaaaagcttggccaaacacttcactttttttcaaataagcatttattgaaaaaataaatacttttgagagaaaaataagcttggccaaacaggcaaTAACTCACTATTGTATCATGAAAAGTTACTAGTCAATCGATCATTACTCTATAATATTGACTAAATTAGTACTAGTACAAGCAAGAATTggaatacttttaaaaaaaaatttaaaataaatttaaaatttagTATTCAATCAGATACTTGCGTGTTAAATGTGAAAGCGTATGTATTTAGGATCATTATTATTGAGCTGTCACTACTTTCtttttacggaaaagggccaaaattacctctgaattttgaaaaatagttcatccatacccttcgttatactttagggtcaattatacccttacagttatactatggggtcaattatacccttatgtctaacggctgccatgtggcatcatctcagcccttcaaaattattttatcctcaaataattttttacccactaaaataactcaaaacgacccgaattttttttttcagcaaaaataatacggaattatttttatattttttctggaaaaataattccgtattatttttgctggaaaaaaaaattcgggtcattttgaattattttagtgggtaaaaaattatttgaggataaaataattttgaagggctgagatgatgccacgtggcagccgttagacataagggtataattgaccccatagtataactgtaagggtataattgaccctaaagtataacgaagggtatgaatgaactatttttcaaagttcaggagTAATTTTAACCCTTTTCCGTTCTTTTTATTGCAAACAAGGGACCTAGATGAAAAGTTTGCATAGAAAATGGGGTTTAAATGTAATGATAAGctcttcttttaatttcaagCT
Protein-coding sequences here:
- the LOC132620358 gene encoding probable histone H2A.2, translating into MAGRGKTLGSGAAKKSQSRSSKAGLQFPVGRIARFIKAGKYAKRVGAGAPVYLAAVLEYLAAEVLELAGNAATDNKKTRIVPRHIQLAVRNDEELSKLFGDVTIANGGVMPNIHDLLLPKKARSSSKPAADED
- the LOC132620359 gene encoding probable histone H2A.3; protein product: MAGRGKTLGSDAAKKSQSRSSKAGLQFPVNRITRFLKAGKYAQRVGAGAPIYLAAVLEYFAVEVLEFAGNAARDNKKTRVVPRHIQLAVRNDEELSQLLGDVTIANGGVMPNIHSLLHPKKAGSSSKLVADED